From Vigna unguiculata cultivar IT97K-499-35 chromosome 5, ASM411807v1, whole genome shotgun sequence, the proteins below share one genomic window:
- the LOC114185913 gene encoding CSC1-like protein HYP1: MILAALLTSVGINLGLCFIFFTLYSILRKQPCNLIVYAPRLVSERKREEGGQSNLERLLATTDWVSKAWETSEEQFLSTAGLDAFVFMRIFVFSLKIFTFGGIVGLLILLPINCMGSQLRDNSNFQNKSLDSFSISNVNNGSDRLWIHFCAAYVFTVVVCILLYYEYEYISSKRIACFYSSKPEPHHFSILVRGIPVPTGSNCTDIVEHFFQEYHPSTYHSHEVVRRSSKLQILITDAERLYRRLTQLKNNDDTPRRQRRDGCLGLFGHKVDMLDHYEKTLGDIADNVRIEQRSLAGKEVPAAFVSFKSRFGAAIALNIQESVNPTHWITEQAPEPQDVYWPFFSVTFIRRWISKLVAFVACNVLTMLFLIPVALVQGLTHLDQLETMFPSLKSILRMAVVSQVITGYLPILILQMFLSVVPPIMIMLSSLQGYISWSQIQKSACTKVLWFTIWNIFFANVLSGSAFYRLTIFLEPKEFPRVLAEAVPAQASFFIAYVVTFGWTNIASELFQLIPLLYNYFNVIFCGDSDTDDFEAPSIPYHSEIPRILFFDLLGVTYFILAPLILPFLLVYFCLGYIIYRNQLLNVYVPKYHTGGEFWPTVHNYTIFSLILMHIIVIGIFGLKKLPLASALILPLPILTLLFNEYCRKRFFPIFKSYPTECLIKKDREDQNDPNMSEFYDKLASAYNDPALMPIKYSGRCGNNPRLPLLNNLKV, translated from the exons ATGATTCTTGCTGCTCTTCTAACTTCAGTTGGAATTAACCTTGGACtatgtttcatatttttcacCCTCTACTCTATATTGAGAAAACAACCTTGTAATCTTATCGTCTATGCTCCACGCTTAGTTTCTGAAAGAAAACGTGAAGAGGGTGGTCAATCTAACTTGGAACGTTTATTAGCTACTACTGATTGGGTCTCAAAAGCCTGGGAGACCTCTGAAGAACAATTTCTATCAACTGCAGGCTTAGACGCTTTTGTCTTTATGCGCATATTTGTCTTCAG tttaaaaatatttacttttggTGGAATTGTGGGGCTCCTCATTCTTCTTCCAATTAATTGTATGGGGAGTCAGCTTCGTGATAACTCTAATTTTCAAAACAAGTCTTTGGATTCCTTCAGTATTTCTAATGTTAACAATGGTTCAGACAG GTTATGGATCCACTTTTGTGCCGCATATGTCTTCACTGTAGTTGTCTGCATTCTTCTTTATTAT GAGTATGAGTATATTTCATCAAAAAGAATTGCTTGTTTCTATTCATCCAAGCCTGAGCCTCATCACTTTAGTATATTAGTAAGAGGTATTCCTGTTCCAACTGGAAGCAATTGTACCGATATTGTTGAGCACTTCTTCCAGGAGTATCACCCTTCTACTTATCATTCACATGAGGTTGTTCGTCGAAGCAGTAAACTTCAAATCCTAATT ACAGATGCAGAGAGACTGTACAGAAGGCTCACCCAACTGAAGAACAACGACGACACTCCTCGACGGCAAAGGCGTGATGGATGTTTGGGACTTTTTGGTCATAAAGTTGATATGTTAGATCATTATGAAAAGACATTAGGAGACATTGCAGACAATGTGAGAATAGAACAGCGTTCATTGGCAGGAAAG GAAGTTCCAGCTGCATTTGTCTCATTTAAGTCACGATTTGGTGCTGCAATAGCTCTAAACATTCAAGAAAGTGTAAATCCCACACACTGGATTACTGAGCAAGCTCCAGAACCTCAAGATGTTTATTGGCCTTTCTTTTCTGTCACATTCATTAGAAGATGGATCAGCAAGCTGGTGGCTTTTGTTGCCTGCAATGTTCTTACAATGCTATTTTTAATCCCAGTTGCTCTGGTACAAGGTCTTACCCATCTTGATCAGTTGGAAACCATGTTCCCTTCTCTGAAAAGCATACTGAGAAT GGCAGTTGTCAGCCAAGTTATAACAGGATACCTTCCCATTTTGATTCTTCAGATGTTTTTGTCAGTTGTGCCACCGATTATGATTATGCTTTCATCTTTGCAAGGATACATATCATGGAGTCAAATACAAAAAAGTGCATGCACTAAAGTATTATGGTTTACTATATGGAACATTTTCTTTGCAAATGTATTATCAGGGTCAGCTTTCTATCGATTGACGATTTTTCTTGAGCCCAAAGAGTTTCCCAGAGTACTAGCTGAAGCTGTACCAGCACAG GCATCATTCTTCATAGCATATGTTGTGACATTCGGATGGACTAACATAGCATCAGAACTCTTTCAATTGATTCCACTTCTTTACAACtactttaatgtaattttttgtgGAGATAGTGACACTGATGATTTTGAGGCACCATCAATTCCTTACCACAGTGAAATTCCCAGGATTCTTTTCTTTGATCTTCTTGGTGTTACATATTTCATCCTTGCTCCTCTAATACTTCCATTTCTCTTAGTCTACTTTTGTTTGGGATACATCATTTATCGCAACCAG CTTTTAAATGTTTATGTGCCAAAGTACCATACTGGAGGAGAGTTTTGGCCTACAGTGCACAACTACACAATTTTTTCATTGATACTGATGCATATTATAGTAATTGGGATATTTGGGCTGAAGAAGCTTCCACTTGCATCTGCTTTGATTCTACCTCTTCCTATTCTCACTCTTCTATTCAATGAGTATTGCCGGAAACGCTTCTTTCCTATTTTCAAGTCTTATCCTACAGAA TGTTTGATCAAGAAGGACAGAGAAGACCAAAATGACCCTAACATGTCTGAATTTTATGATAAGTTGGCCAGTGCATATAATGATCCAGCTTTGATGCCAATCAAATATTCAGGAAGGTGTGGTAATAACCCCAGGCTTCCTCTACTTAATAACTTAAAGGTTTAA
- the LOC114183850 gene encoding pentatricopeptide repeat-containing protein At2g26790, mitochondrial, which produces MFSNSKYKRTLLKRKSKVVGRVKSQPSSPPPRVVFLSMSMRLRAFNLLFRTIHKPNLTHFSHPFASTALAHSTPPSFSDTTPSTPPSHPSTLHVLQTLHSLHHHPSLALSFLNHLHRTGFPHTLSTYAAITKMFAFWNLPRKLDSLFLHLITLSKHHHLPFHLLQLFEILFQDFDHHNHYLLRAFSGFVKTCVSLNMFDEAIDFLFQTRRRGIVPDVLTCNFLFNRLVEQGEVDKALAIYEQLKRFGFRPNCYSYAIVIKALCKKGDLSQPLCVFEEMESVGITPHSYCYAAYIEGLCNNHRSDLGYEVLQAFRKGNAPLEVYAYTAVVRGFCNEMKLDEAQGVFDDMERQGLVPDVFVYSALIQGYCKGHNLLKALALHDEMISRGVKTNCVIVSYILHCLGKMGMTLEVVDQFKELKKSGMFLDGVAYNIVFDALCKLGKVEDAIEMSEDMKSKGVALDLKHYTTLINGYCLQGDLVSGFKVFKEMSDKGFKPDIVTYNVLATGLFRNGHACEALKFLDCLESQGVKPNSTTHKLIIENLCSVGKVLEAEAYFNSLEDKSIEIYSAIVNGYCEAGLVKKSYEIFLKLSNQGDMANKASCYKLITKLCMTGDIEKAVMLLERMMMSNVEPGITMYSKVIASLCQIGDMNNARSLFDFFVHRGFTPNVIIYTIMINSYCRMNCLQEAYDLFQDMRRRGIKPDVIIYTVLLDGNLKENLRRRVSPHGKGNKTSLNVSSILRDMEQMEINPDVVCYTVLIDGHMKTDNFQEAVSLFNKMIDSGLEPDTVTYAALVSGLCKGGHMEKAIILLNEMSSKGMEPDARVISALKRGVIKARRVHFHE; this is translated from the coding sequence atgttttcaaaCAGCAAATACAAAAGAACCTTGCTGAAACGAAAATCGAAGGTTGTTGGAAGGGTGAAGTCGCAGCCGTCGTCGCCACCACCGCGTGTTGTGTTCCTTTCCATGTCCATGCGGCTTCGTGCTTTCAACCTTCTCTTCAGAACCATTCACAAACCCAACCTAACACACTTTTCACACCCATTTGCATCCACTGCACTCGCTCACTCCACCCCACCCTCTTTCTCCGACACCACCCCTTCCACGCCCCCTTCACACCCATCCACCCTCCACGTCCTTCAAACCCTCCACTCTCTCCACCACCACCCCTCCCTCGCCCTCTCCTTCCTCAACCACCTCCACCGCACCGGCTTCCCGCACACCCTCTCAACCTACGCCGCCATCACCAAAATGTTCGCTTTCTGGAACCTCCCTAGAAAACTGGACTCCCTCTTCCTCCACCTCATTACCCTCTCAAAGCACCACCATCTTCCCTTTCACCTCCTTCAACTTTTCGAAATACTCTTCCAGGACTTCGACCACCATAACCATTACTTGCTCAGAGCTTTTAGTGGCTTTGTAAAAACCTGCGTCAGCCTCAACATGTTTGATGAGGCCATTGATTTCCTGTTCCAAACTCGACGCCGTGGAATTGTCCCTGATGTTCTCACTTGCAACTTCCTCTTCAACCGGTTGGTGGAACAGGGCGAGGTGGATAAAGCACTGGCTATTTATGAACAACTCAAGAGGTTTGGTTTCAGACCCAATTGTTATTCCTATGCAATTGTCATCAAGGCGTTGTGTAAAAAGGGTGACTTGAGTCAACCTCTCTGTGTTTTTGAGGAAATGGAGAGCGTTGGGATCACCCCTCATTCGTATTGCTATGCTGCTTACATTGAAGGGCTTTGTAATAACCATAGGTCTGATTTGGGGTATGAGGTGCTGCAGGCATTTAGAAAGGGGAATGCCCCTTTGGAGGTTTATGCATACACTGCGGTTGTTCGCGGGTTTTGTAATGAGATGAAGTTGGATGAGGCTCAGGGTGTGTTTGATGACATGGAGAGGCAAGGGTTGGTTCCTGATGTGTTTGTTTATTCTGCCTTGATTCAAGGGTATTGTAAGGGTCATAATCTGCTCAAGGCTTTGGCTTTGCATGATGAGATGATTTCGAGGGGTGTGAAGACGAATTGTGTTATTGTTAGTTACATTCTGCATTGTCTGGGAAAGATGGGCATGACTTTGGAGGTGGTGGATCAGTTTAAGGAACTAAAGAAGTCGGGGATGTTTCTTGATGGGGTTGCCTACAACATTGTTTTTGATGCTTTGTGTAAGTTGGGGAAGGTGGAGGATGCGATAGAGATGTCGGAAGACATGAAGAGCAAGGGTGTGGCTTTAGATCTTAAGCACTACACAACGCTTATCAATGGATACTGCCTCCAGGGTGATCTCGTTAGTGGGTTTAAAGTGTTTAAGGAAATGAGTGATAAGGGTTTCAAACCTGATATTGTAACATATAATGTACTGGCGACTGGGTTGTTTAGAAATGGTCATGCTTGTGAGGCATTAAAGTTTTTGGATTGTTTGGAGAGTCAAGGCGTGAAGCCAAACTCTACTACACATAAGTtaatcattgaaaatttgtgttCAGTGGGAAAGGTTTTGGAAGCCGAGGCGTATTTTAACAGTCTGGAAGATAAGAGTATTGAAATCTATTCTGCCATAGTTAATGGCTATTGTGAAGCGGGCCTTGTAAAAAAATCCTATGAAATTTTCCTTAAGCTGTCAAACCAAGGAGATATGGCTAACAAAGCCTCCTGTTATAAGCTAATTACTAAACTCTGTATGACAGGTGACATTGAGAAAGCTGTTATGTTGCTGGAGAGAATGATGATGTCAAATGTTGAACCTGGCATAACAATGTATTCAAAAGTTATAGCTTCACTGTGCCAGATTGGGGATATGAACAATGCTCGctctttgtttgatttttttgtgcATAGAGGATTCACTCCTAATGTTATAATTTACACAATTATGATAAATAGTTATTGTAGGATGAACTGCTTGCAAGAGGCCTATGACCTCTTCCAGGATATGAGGAGGAGAGGAATCAAACCTGATGTCATTATCTACACAGTTTTACTTGATGGGAACTTGAAAGAAAATTTAAGAAGGCGTGTCTCTCCTCATGGGAAAGGAAATAAAACATCATTGAATGTTTCTTCCATCTTGAGAGATATGGAGCAAATGGAAATAAATCCGGATGTTGTTTGTTACACTGTGTTGATTGATGGACACATGAAGACAGACAACTTTCAAGAAGCAGTAAGcctatttaataaaatgattgACAGTGGACTAGAACCAGATACTGTAACATACGCTGCTCTGGTCTCTGGCTTATGTAAGGGAGGGCACATGGAAAAGGCCATTATACTGCTTAATGAAATGTCTTCCAAGGGAATGGAACCAGATGCGCGTGTCATCTCAGCTTTGAAACGTGGTGTTATAAAAGCTAGAAGGGTGCATTTTCATGAGTAG
- the LOC114184280 gene encoding vesicle transport v-SNARE 11-like encodes MSGEFEGYERKYCHLSAKLSKACIEAAAINGELKKQKVSEIKEGIEEAEAMIRKMDLEARSFQSDSKVVLLAKVREYKADLNNIKREVKKIVSGVLKPSARDELLESNMANVMKASADHRERLMTSTERLNKSSDGIKDSRRTMLETEDLGVMILQDLHSQRQALLHTHDTLHGVDDNVGKSKKILSNISRRMNRNKWILSTVVVVLIVVITLILYFKLS; translated from the exons ATGAGTGGTGAGTTTGAGGGGTACGAGCGCAAATACTGCCACCTTTCTGCAAAACTATCAAAAGCATGCATTGAAGCTGCTGCTATTAATGGAG agctaaagaaacaaaaagtttCAGAAATAAAGGAGGGAATTGAGGAGGCAGAAGCTATG ATTCGAAAAATGGACCTTGAGGCAAGAAGTTTCCAGTCAGACTCTAAGGTTGTGCTTCTTGCTAAGGTGAGGGAGTACAAAGCAGATCTGAACAACATAAAAAGAGAAGTGAAGAAAATTGTATCTGGTGTGTTAAAACCTTCTGCACGAGATGAGTTGTTAGAATCAAACATGGCAAATGTTATGAAg GCATCAGCTGATCACAGAGAAAGATTAATGACATCAACAGAAAGGTTGAACAAGTCTAGTGACGGAATCAAGGACAGTAGAAGAACAATGTTGGAGACAGAAGATCTGGGAGTTATGATTCTTCAAGATCTGCATTCCCAGAGACAAGCTCTGCTGCATACTCATGACACG CTTCATGGAGTGGATGATAACGTAGGCAAGAGCAAGAAAATATTGTCTAACATATCAAGAAGGATGAACAGGAACAAGTGGATTTTAAGCACCGTTGTTGTGGTCCTGATAGTTGTTATCACCCTGATTCTGTATTTCAAGCTTTCTTAA
- the LOC114183851 gene encoding pectinesterase 31: MAACIITVSQDGTADFLTVQEAIDAVPLGNIRRTVIRVSPGIYRQPVYIPKTKNFITLAALSPEDTVLTWNNTVAGINHHQPARIIGTGTFGCGSTIVEGEDFIAENITFENSAPQGSGQAVAIRVTADRCAFYNCRFLGWQDTLYLHYGKQYLKDCYIEGSVDFIFGNSTALLEHCHVHCKSEGFITAQSRKSSQETTGYVFLRCTITGNGGKSYAYLGRPWGPFGRVVFAYTYMDQCIRHVGWDNWGNMEHERSACFYEYRCFGPGCCPSKRVTWCRELLDEEAMQFVTHPFIDPEPEKPWLAQRMALRIPYSA, from the exons ATGGCAGCGTGCATAATCACGGTTTCCCAGGACGGAACCGCTGATTTCCTAACGGTACAGGAGGCGATCGACGCCGTGCCGCTTGGAAACATTCGCCGGACGGTGATTCGGGTATCGCCGGGAATCTACCGGCAGCCAGTATACATCCCCAAGACCAAGAATTTCATCACTCTCGCTGCTCTGTCCCCTGAGGACACTGTGCTTACCTGGAACAACACTGTCGCCGGAATCAATCACCATCAA CCTGCGAGGATAATAGGGACTGGGACCTTCGGTTGTGGAAGTACCATTGTGGAAGGGGAGGACTTTATTGCTGAGAATATTACTTTTGAGAATTCTGCCCCTCAG GGTTCAGGTCAAGCAGTTGCAATTAGAGTAACAGCAGATCGATGTGCCTTCTACAATTGTAGGTTCCTTGGATGGCAG GACACATTGTACTTACATTACGGTAAACAATATTTGAAAGATTGTTACATTGAAGGAAGTGTGGACTTCATCTTTGGCAATAGCACTGCACTTTTGGAACATTGTCATGTCCACTGCAAGTCTGAGGGCTTCATAACTGCACAGAGCAGAAAATCATCACAGGAAACAACTGGTTATGTATTCTTAAG ATGCACTATCACAGGTAATGGAGGAAAATCATATGCATATCTTGGACGACCGTGGGGCCCTTTTGGAAGGGTGGTCTTTGCATACACTTACATGGATCAGTGTATAAGACATGTTGGCTGGGATAACTGGGGGAACATGGAGCACGAGAGAAGTGCTTGCTTTTATGAATACAG GTGTTTTGGACCCGGTTGCTGTCCATCGAAGCGAGTAACATGGTGTAGAGAATTGTTGGATGAAGAAGCTATGCAGTTCGTCACACATCCTTTCATTGATCCAGAACCAGAGAAACCTTGGCTTGCTCAAAGGATGGCCCTCAGAATTCCATATTCTGCTTGA